ACTGTCGACAGAACGATAGCTGGTAATATTCCCCGTACAATCCCTTGGCTAAGACTCCTTTGCGTCTGCATCCGCACCCACATCTGCATGGATCTCTCACCTTCGGCTTTGCCCTGGTCTCTTGTTGCTGATGCTTCAAGACATACAAGACAGGGAGAAACCAATGATTTAGCCTTGCGTAACTTGGATCCAATCTGTCCAGATGATTTTCGGTGGGTTACTTCAGACCGGTCTCTTTTTTTCATTTCTCCCAGTGGATAGGCGTAATCCATGGCTAAGCTATGGGACATGTGGTTGAATGGACATCCGCGAGAAAGCTCTCCAGCAGACCCGGCAAACAGGTGAGCGAAGGAAGATGGTGAGGTTGAAGAAGCCGATAAGTCCTATTTTCTCCGTCTAGTCGAGCGTTGAATCGGCATCAAAGGCTGAGACCAAGACTAGATGCGTAGAAAGTTCGTGATAAGTCGCGACAGGAGCACTGCTGTGACTGACAGTACTATCGTTATGAATCTCGAGACGACTTGGATGTCGAACGGCCAAGTTGGAAGGGATGCGATCTTTCGATCCAGCATCTCCACCTCCTGAAGATCCGTTAGTCTTGACAATCCTTTGTGAACGTCGCCCATCGTCGCGTTCTCTTTGGATCGTAGCGGGTCTTGGTTGAGTTGGGGGATAGCGAGCGCCAATCTCTCGCATGAGCCCGCGTTTCTCTGCTTGCATCTTCGCGTGGATGCTGTTCAGGGGCAGGAAGAAGAACGCGACTCCGAGTAAGAAAAAAACGATGAGCATCGCGGTACCCAAGAGAGGCACTTGATGGTAGGAACGTTGAGAACAGGAGGAACGTGAGAAGTAATCCCACGAAGGAGGCTGTTGTTAGGGTTAGGGCGAGGTTGCCCATCGGCCGTGCCCCATCATACGGTCTTCGAGAAAAGATCCTAGTTTCAAGGATGAACCTCCGAGCCTATGCAATCCGATACTTGCTATTGCGAATTCCCAGAGGTAGGTTGAGAATGCGAGACTGTTGAGATACACGACGATGATGTTGCCGAGAATTATCGAGAGAATCGGCGGGAGAATGCCTGCAGACGCGTACGCCACTAGGACGAGTGTTCCGGCGATTGCGGCTATAAGAACGGCGGGAAGGGTCTGTGTCATCCTTCCGAAAGCTCGCCGATAATCTTCCACACCACCCGACATTCTTGCGGCTATTAGAGCCTCGGATACTACGATTCTCTGACGCATGTATCGCACCATGTAGAAGAGGTAGAATGGGAGGAGGAGGTTGAGGACCGCGTTAGGAAAGGAGAAGGGAGCCGCTTCGCTCGCGACGTATTGGATGAGGTAAAATATGGGCCCGCTGGGGATTATCGCTGCCCACACAAAGGCGGCTAACGGATAAGGAAGAGGGATTAGCTTGACGAACCGTTCGATAAGAGTGGGGGTCTCGATACGGCTGGGGACCAAGGATCAACGTGATTCTTCGACACGTAATTCCTTAGTTAAGCCTACGGCACAGGGGTCTTTCCGGAAATCGGTTATCTTACTGGCTGACGAAGACACACTTTCTATTGGGTCCATCGATTCCAATCTGAGCGAACCTAGTTAGGATATGATTGCCGATGGTTGCCCAGTTGTCTCCCCGATTTTCGAGAGGGTAGGTCTTGAGTCGTATCGCCTCTGCTTTAATGCTGGAGAGCTTTACTCCCCCGATTAGGACCTCACCGAGCATGAAGGGAAGGGCTTCGTACCTAGGCCCAAGGTCCTTCCGGTCCACTGCCTGTTGGAACCGGACTGATGGGAGCTTCGTTTTGACCCAGGCGAATGGAAGGTCCAATCCGGCAGGGGCTCCGGTATCGATCACGGCATTTACGTTGAGTTTTGAGAAGGTTACTTTTGCGCTGGGGACGTCTCTTCCGGACTGAAACGTAACCTCGCGACCTTGGGGGACGGTGCCTAGTTGGATCACGCTTTTGGAGTAATCAACCGTGAACGGTGTCTTTCCAAGTGCATCGAAACCAAGTATGAAGTCCATGCCAGGGAAATGATTACCGATCGGGAGGATCTTAGCTCTGGAAGCAACGAGCGTCGATGTTCCCAAACCAAATGATACGGGATCGACGGATCCAGATTGATCATTGTGCTTTAGTGCCAAGCGTTGAGCGGTCTGGGTGTCAAGGAACGTTTCATCCGAGTCACTGTCAAGGATACCGTTAAGCTGCTGATCATTAACCTGAGCACCAACCCACACCATACCATCCTTAAGCTTGAAAGATAAACTGGAATCCAATCCATGCCTTAGCTCGCTCATGGTCTAGTTATGCGTTCTCTAGGCGAGACTGAGCGCAGGGCCACGGGTCCATAGCTCTCGGTCTCAGGAAGCCCCGATTTACGACCCTTTCTCCACCTTCATAATTGGGTTCTCGAGTTGAGCTTATCTAGACCTCTGGCTTTAGCAAATTCTGTGCCAGTGAAGGGACAATATCTCCGCTTGAGAAGCTCGCGAATCTACCACGAAACATTCGGCACAGGCGAGCCTGTGCTGCTATTGCACGGAGGACTTGGGACCGTTGAAGACTTCTCTTCACAGACCCCAGAACTGGCGAAGCATTTCAGAGTAGTCGCCTTCGAAAGGCCCGGAAACGGGCATACGGCCGACACCGCTGAACCCTTCAGTTTCACCACTATGGCGGAGGACACTGTCGACTTGATCAAAACGCTGAAGCTAGGGGCGACGAACCTTGTGGGTTGGAGCGATGGCGCGATCATCGCTCTTCTAGTCGCCATCTCTCGACCAGACCTCGTGAAGCGTATCGTACCTGTAAGCGGGCTCTTCAATGCCAAGTCTCAGTCTCCGCAGGATCTGAACTGGATCAGATCGCTCACGCCAGAATCCTTCAGAAAGGCCGCATCGACACTCCTAAAACGGTACGACGAGATCTCCCCTGACGGTCCCGCTCACTTCCCGGTGGTGTTGGAGAAAACGAAGAGGTTGTGGCTGAACGAGCCCAACATTGCAACAGAAGAGCTGGCAAAGATCACTGCTCCAACGATGATAATGGCTGGAGATAGAGACGCCATTCCTATAGAGCATACAATGGAACTGTTCAGATCGATAAAGGGAGCACAATTGTGCATCATCCCTGACGCCACACACTTCCTGATGTCCGAGAAACCGGATATGGTCAATCGGGCGATCCTCGATTTCCTAGCCGCGAAAGAGAAACTGAAGGAGTAGGTCTGATTTTCTAGGCGGGAGTGGCATTCGTTGATGGGTCTACAGCTATCTTTCGAGGAGTGGGACGACCGAACGTCATGACCGTCATCTATCTAGGACAGAGCGGCTGATTCGCAATCGCGGGTGTTCCCAGTACGCATTCGCGACCCGCTAGTCCTTCTGGTGAAAATGTGGTCAAAGCGTGTGTAATAACCGCTGGGAAAAAACCGGAACAACAGCGAACCGGAGATTTCGTTTCGGCAATCAAAGGTTATTTGCAGACCCAACCTCCAGAGAATCGAGCTATATTTGGTGGACATATCCGACCCCATCGTCTTCAGTACCATTGCTCAGACAGCGGTTCTCACGCTAACCCTCGTTATCTTCATCCTCTCCTTTCGCAGCCAGAACAAGGCAATCAGGGAACAGGCCTACCAAAAGGTAATGGACGACTACGGCGATGCCATGAGAATGTTATCGGAGAGACCTGAACTCTACGCATTCCAACTCGAGCTCTTCAACAGGAGTCAACGCCCACTTACCCGAGAGCAAAAAACATACTCACGCGAGGAAATGGTCATCCGAAACTACGTCGTCATGCTCTACGGATTCTTTGAAAGAATCCACTCCCTCTACAGGCGCAAATGGATCGATGAGGACACGTGGAAGCAATGGTCAGCGTTTCTCGAAGTTATTGCCATACACCCGGTTTTCAGAGACGTTCACTCGTCATCCGGAGAAATGTGGGACAAGCCCTTCGTAGACTACGTCGACGACCTTCTGAAGCGCAAAGCCTGAAGACCCATGAAGCAACTAGCAGAGCGATGACAGGCAATTCCAAATCTCCGATGGACTCGCGCGACATCTTGTATCCATGTCAAGACCCCGAGTGAAAAATGATTGAAGAGGATAATCGATGCGCACTTGCATTTGTCTGAGCGCCGAGACGACGCCCTCAATCGTTTCGCGCGCAGGAACCTGCTGAGATACACCCTATACGAGCTACTGGGGCTGATGCGCAGAAACAAGATCGTGCGCGGGTTGCTGCTTAGCCCGCCCATGCAAGGGGGAGCTCCGCTGTCAAATAGCGAAGTCATCAAGCTCTGCAAGAGGAGCGGGGGGATGCTTGCCCCAGTGATCACGGTAGAACCTACTTCCAGAGATGTGAAGGCTGCTGTCAACCTTGCCCAGGAAAAAAGGAAGGAGGTGAAGGCGTTCAAGGTGAGACTAGGTTACGTCAAGGCATCAGCAGTAAGTCCTGTCTTTGATCGGCTCTATGAATATGCCGAGTCGGAGAAACTCCCAGTCCTCTTCCACACCGGGGACACAGCATTCAGCACAGGGGACCTCTCCCGCTCTCACCCGTTGACCTTGGACGGATTGGCTAACAAGCGCGAGGAGCTTACGATAGTACTTTGCCACTTTGGCAACCCATGGTTTGAGGATGTCGCCGAGCTCATCTACAAGCACCCGAACGTCTACGCCGATGTATCCGGATTGACTACTGGTGGCGCGTACGCGGAGAAGTATGCAGAGTGGCTGTCCAGGAAAATCAGCGAAGCGATCTATTTTGCGGCAGGGGCAGACAAGGTCATCTTTGGAACCGATTATCCCATCACCAAACACTCGGAAGCATTGGCTCTGGTGAGAAGGCTGAAAGTGGATGAGAGTGACAAAGAAAAGATCCTCTATCACAATGCGAAGATAGTTTTCGACCTATGATGACCCAACAGGATATCGCAATTGTAGATGTCCCGAAGGGGAAGAGGGCGAGTCTGAAATGGATACTTGAGGAGAGCTTCGAAGGATGGTACCTGATGCATTCGAAGCGAACCCTTCGAGATATCGATCTGGTTAGAGCTGCAACCTCATCAGGGACGCCGGTCGGTTTGGTCATGCTGAAAACGCTAGGCAAGAGCGTCGGCTACGTGTACTACATAGCCGTGGCAAAGGCCGATAGGAAGAAAGGGATCGGGAAACTGCTCTTGGAAGACGCCCTTAGCTACTTCAAGACATCTGGCGCAGAGGAAGTGTTTGCAAGCGTGGAAGAGGACAATAAACCCTCTGAGGCACTGTTCGCATCAGAAGGGTTCGCGCCCACGAGCTTCAGCAAAGTCTCCAAGAAGTATGGGAGTCTTCACACTCTCAACATGTACAGGGAAATGCTGGTCGTTCCAGGTGAGGTCCTGTTACGCAAAGCGATCACCTGACACAACTACCGGTTATCGCCTAATTCTCAATGAAAAATATTAATGACTGCTCGACATGAGGGCTCCATGAGCTCCCTTTCGATGACCGCAAAGAGTCGCATGGTCGAATTCAAAGCAGAAGACACGCCGGGCACAGGATACTTGGTGTCACCGGAAAAACCGGCGCGGGGGAGTGCTCGTTCTGCATGCCTGGTGGGGACTGAATGATTTCTTCAAGAGCTTTGCCAACAAGCTAGCATCTTAGGGATTTCTTGTTTTAGCGCCTGACCTCCATGATGGTCCCGTGGCCAAGTCTGTGGAAGAGGCGAAGGAACTCAAGTCAAAAATCGACGACGAGAGAATCAAGAAGACCGTCTTAGGCGCCGCCGACTGCCTGCGGTCCGACCTATCGATATCAGGACGCAAGGTAGGAGTGATCGGCTTTTCCATGGGTGCAGCGTTTTCCTTGTTGTTGAGCACGCTGAAGCCTGAAAGCGTTGAAGCAGTTGTTGTCTTCTACGGTTCTTATCCCATAGATTTCTCCAAGTCTAGAGCATCCTTCCTGGGACATTTTTCGCCGGATGATGAGTGGGAGCCTGTGGCGGACGTGCGGTCTACAGAGGAGAAGATTCCCGCGGGGCTGGAAGGGAAGTTACGTTTCACTTCTACCCGGGGACGAAACACTGGTTCGTCGAAGAGAATCGACCGGTAGAATACAATCGGAACCCGGCGGATGTGGCTTGGAAAAGAACGTTGGAGTTCCTCGATAAGAACCTGCGATAGTCCGCTCGAGACCCTCGGCTGGAAAGCGATGCAGGCAACTTGGCTGTTGCTTAGAGTCGCTTTCGCACTACCAGATACCAGTCAGCGTCGCGATGCATTGTGAAGCCGTTGTTGAGGTACATTGACAGCGGGCCTGGAAAATTGTAAGCAGCTGAGTTTGGCTTCTTGACAGGGTAGGCTTCAGCGAACTCTAACCCTTCTGCGGAGAATTTCTTGCAGGCGGCGTTGAGTAGGTGTGATGCGATTCCCTTGTTGCGATGGGAGGAAGCTGTTATGAAGCAGACGATTGAACCGACTCGTTCCGCTTTGTCGGGGCCAGGGCCCATCAGCCAGTGGAGAGTGGGGTAGCTGTTTCGGGGAGCAGCGTTACACCAGGCAACCGGTTTTCCATTGTCGTAGGCCAGGAATCCGTGTATCTTCGCCCCCGCGACATGGCTTGAGGCCTGGCGACGACTCTCAGCCTTTCCCTTGTTTGGGAAGTGATAGAGAGAGCAGTAGCAGTCAGACCAATCAGGGTTGTCCGCGAATGCAACACTGTCGAAGAACAGCAGGAAGTCGTCTCTCAGTGACGGCGTCAGTTCTTTGACGACCAGATCGCTCATGGGATAAGGCGATACAGTGTTCTTCCATATCTGCTTGCTGGCGGTGGTATGATCCGTTTTGTACTTGTAGATTCCTAGCCCCAAGATCTTCCCTCGTGACACGTACTGCTACTCGGAGTCAGATTTCTCGAAGTCCTGTCTCACGAAACAAATTATCGGGCTAAGTCATTATGATCTGGAAGTTCTTCTCAAGGTGAGCTCCGATCTCTGGGACGAGTGACCTTTGCCGCTAGGATGAGGGAGCTGATCATCAAGAGTGCAGAGAGCAGGAATGGCGCGCCCGGAAGATTGAGGGGCGCTTGGTTGCCGATGAAGAATGCGAATATTAGGGTGAAAAGTGTGGGTCCGATGACGCCGGTGAGGCCCATGAGGCTGCCGTTGATGCCTTGGAGGGCTCCTTGTTCGGATGGGCCGACTCGTCGAGTCATTAGGCCTTGCAACGCAGGTTGGACGAACCCGATTGGTGCGTAGAAGATTATTGCAATCATGAACACGAGGCTGTTGGGTGCGAGGCCCCAGATCATGAACCCTACTGTGCCAGAGACAATTCCGATGATGAGGGCGATGCGCTCGCCAAACCGAGCGACGACACGCCGGACTAGGAGTCCTTGAACGATGATGTTGCATGCACCAACTAGGGCAAGTGCTGCTCCGACTAGGGCGTACCCCCAGCCGTACCTGTAGGCAGCGTAGAGCACGTAGACGCTGGGCAGGACTTGGAAGGCGAGGAAATTGAGGAAATTGACTGTTACGAAGCCGGCTAGCCCCTTTCTGCCTCGGATCATAGAAAGAGAGCCTATGGGGTTGGCTTTTCGAAACGAGATGGGGCTTCGGTGCTCGAGAGGCAGAGATTCGGGCAGCACAACTAGTCCGTATACGGCACTTGCAAGCGAGAGTGCGGCTGCGCCCCAGAAGGGGAATCGCGGGCCAATTCCCGCCAATAGCCCACCGACCAGTGGTCCGATGATGAATCCTACGCCAAAGATCGATCCTATCATCCCGTATGCACCTGCCCGCCGTTCACCTGGGACGGTATCTGCTACATAGGCGAAGCTTACGGTGAAGCTTGCACTGGTGATGCCGCTGACTACTCTCCCGATGAATAGCCATGTCAGGTTGGGGGCTAGAGCCATGATGATGTAATCGACGCCTAGACCGAATGCCGAGAGAATGAGGACCGGTCGTCGGCCAAAGCGGTCTGATAGTGCACCTAGAAGCGGGGCGAAT
This window of the Candidatus Bathyarchaeia archaeon genome carries:
- a CDS encoding TCR/Tet family MFS transporter; this encodes MTELTQEPPRVETVTRTGASRAALAFIFATVLFDTLGFGIIIPVLPGLVTSFVGGPPGRGAEVFGLFGTTWALMQFLFAPLLGALSDRFGRRPVLILSAFGLGVDYIIMALAPNLTWLFIGRVVSGITSASFTVSFAYVADTVPGERRAGAYGMIGSIFGVGFIIGPLVGGLLAGIGPRFPFWGAAALSLASAVYGLVVLPESLPLEHRSPISFRKANPIGSLSMIRGRKGLAGFVTVNFLNFLAFQVLPSVYVLYAAYRYGWGYALVGAALALVGACNIIVQGLLVRRVVARFGERIALIIGIVSGTVGFMIWGLAPNSLVFMIAIIFYAPIGFVQPALQGLMTRRVGPSEQGALQGINGSLMGLTGVIGPTLFTLIFAFFIGNQAPLNLPGAPFLLSALLMISSLILAAKVTRPRDRSSP
- a CDS encoding GNAT family N-acetyltransferase, which translates into the protein MMTQQDIAIVDVPKGKRASLKWILEESFEGWYLMHSKRTLRDIDLVRAATSSGTPVGLVMLKTLGKSVGYVYYIAVAKADRKKGIGKLLLEDALSYFKTSGAEEVFASVEEDNKPSEALFASEGFAPTSFSKVSKKYGSLHTLNMYREMLVVPGEVLLRKAIT
- a CDS encoding alpha/beta hydrolase; translated protein: MRSSRIYHETFGTGEPVLLLHGGLGTVEDFSSQTPELAKHFRVVAFERPGNGHTADTAEPFSFTTMAEDTVDLIKTLKLGATNLVGWSDGAIIALLVAISRPDLVKRIVPVSGLFNAKSQSPQDLNWIRSLTPESFRKAASTLLKRYDEISPDGPAHFPVVLEKTKRLWLNEPNIATEELAKITAPTMIMAGDRDAIPIEHTMELFRSIKGAQLCIIPDATHFLMSEKPDMVNRAILDFLAAKEKLKE
- a CDS encoding amidohydrolase family protein, producing MKRIIDAHLHLSERRDDALNRFARRNLLRYTLYELLGLMRRNKIVRGLLLSPPMQGGAPLSNSEVIKLCKRSGGMLAPVITVEPTSRDVKAAVNLAQEKRKEVKAFKVRLGYVKASAVSPVFDRLYEYAESEKLPVLFHTGDTAFSTGDLSRSHPLTLDGLANKREELTIVLCHFGNPWFEDVAELIYKHPNVYADVSGLTTGGAYAEKYAEWLSRKISEAIYFAAGADKVIFGTDYPITKHSEALALVRRLKVDESDKEKILYHNAKIVFDL
- a CDS encoding GNAT family N-acetyltransferase; amino-acid sequence: MSRGKILGLGIYKYKTDHTTASKQIWKNTVSPYPMSDLVVKELTPSLRDDFLLFFDSVAFADNPDWSDCYCSLYHFPNKGKAESRRQASSHVAGAKIHGFLAYDNGKPVAWCNAAPRNSYPTLHWLMGPGPDKAERVGSIVCFITASSHRNKGIASHLLNAACKKFSAEGLEFAEAYPVKKPNSAAYNFPGPLSMYLNNGFTMHRDADWYLVVRKRL